The following DNA comes from Mycobacterium sp. MS1601.
CGCGCCGGTCGAGTGTGCTCATGTGGGCAGGGTGAACCCGCCGCGGTTACCGACCGGCTTGCCGTCCTTGATCACCAGCAGGATGTTCTCCGGCTTGCCGACGGAGTCGATGTCAGCCAGAGGATCGCCTCGCACCACCACCAGGTCGGCGACCTTGCCGGTGGCTACCGAACCCAAACGGTCCGCGACACCACACAATTCGGCAGAGGCGCTGGTGCCGGCCACGATGGCCTGCATCGGGGTCAGCCCGCCGAAGCGCACCAGCAGTCCCAGCTCGGCCAGGTTGGTGCCGTGATCGGGGGACAGGCCCGCATCGGTGCCCAGCGCCACCTTGACCCCGGCCTGGACCGATGCCGCGATCGAATCATGGGCCATGGCATGCCATTTCGCACTCTTGGCGGCGCCCTGCGGCGACGCGGTCACCGGCGTCATGGTCTCGAGCAGTGTCGGCACCAGGAACGTGCCCTGGTCCACCATCTGCGCGCGCAATTCGTCGTCCAGCTCGTAGCCGTGTTCGATGCTGTGCACGCCGGCCTCGACGGCGGCACGGATACCGGGATAGCCGATGGCATGAGCGGACACGGGTCTGCCCCCGTAGTTCTGCCCCTCTTCGACAATCGCGGCGATCAGCTCGCGGCGCATCCCCAACCACGAGGGATCGTCGTTGGGGGAGGAGACGCCACCGCTGGAGGCGACCTTGATGACGTCGGCGCCCTCGCGGATCAGTTCCCGGGCGCGCAGCCGCGCGGCGTCCACGGTGTCCACCAGAGTCGCGCCGATCAACGGCCCCAGGTCCAGCCCGGACGGCAGATGGAAATCGGCGTGCCCGGATGTCTGGCTCAGCATGTTGATCGCGACCAGCAGACGCGGACCCACGATCAGACCGTCGGCCACCGCGTCGCGCACCCCGGGGTCGATGCCCATCATGTCCCTGGCTGTCGTCACGCCGTTGCAGACCGTCACCCGAAGCCGGTCCAGCAGCCGGAACAGCTCGTAGGAGGGCGGTTTCAACGCATGCTCCAGCGGCGATCCGGATGCGCCCGGCAGGGCGAAGTGCACGTGGCAGTCGAAGAAGCCGGGGCACAGCGTGTTCTCGCCGAGGTCCACCCGGGTGACCGCGGCTCCGGTGTAGTCGGCCTCCGGCCCGGCCCAGCTGATGGTGCCGTTCTCCACCAGCACCGCCGCCTGCGAAACGGGGTCGGCGCCGGTGCCGTCGATCAG
Coding sequences within:
- a CDS encoding metal-dependent hydrolase family protein — protein: MNAYLLHNTTLIDGTGADPVSQAAVLVENGTISWAGPEADYTGAAVTRVDLGENTLCPGFFDCHVHFALPGASGSPLEHALKPPSYELFRLLDRLRVTVCNGVTTARDMMGIDPGVRDAVADGLIVGPRLLVAINMLSQTSGHADFHLPSGLDLGPLIGATLVDTVDAARLRARELIREGADVIKVASSGGVSSPNDDPSWLGMRRELIAAIVEEGQNYGGRPVSAHAIGYPGIRAAVEAGVHSIEHGYELDDELRAQMVDQGTFLVPTLLETMTPVTASPQGAAKSAKWHAMAHDSIAASVQAGVKVALGTDAGLSPDHGTNLAELGLLVRFGGLTPMQAIVAGTSASAELCGVADRLGSVATGKVADLVVVRGDPLADIDSVGKPENILLVIKDGKPVGNRGGFTLPT